A genome region from Flavobacteriales bacterium includes the following:
- the prfA gene encoding peptide chain release factor 1, whose translation MLSKLQAIADRYREVSELITDPAVIADMKRYVKLNKEYKDLGPIVNAANEYESVLLNIDSTKEILRVEKDDEFREMAKAELEALENRKIQLDEEIKYMLIPKDPEDSKNAVVEVRAGTGGDEAGIFVGDVYRMYTRYFSKKGWNMEVLTVNESEAGGYKEVSFVVSGEDVFGRLKFESGVHRVQRVPETEAQGRVHTSAITVAVLPEADEVDVDINMNDVKKDVFRASGAGGQHVNRTESAVRLTHIPSGIVVECQDERSQIKNFERALKVLRSRLYDRELSKVMEERALKRKTMVSTGDRSAKIRTYNYPQGRVTDHRIGLTLYNLAAIMDGDLDELIDALLVAENAEKLKSGLE comes from the coding sequence CTGCTTTCGAAATTACAGGCCATTGCCGATAGGTACAGAGAGGTGAGCGAGCTAATCACCGATCCTGCAGTAATTGCAGATATGAAGCGCTATGTTAAACTCAATAAAGAATATAAAGATTTAGGTCCCATCGTAAATGCAGCGAATGAGTATGAATCGGTATTGCTGAACATTGACAGTACAAAAGAAATTTTACGGGTGGAGAAGGATGATGAATTCCGCGAAATGGCAAAAGCGGAATTAGAAGCATTGGAAAACAGAAAAATTCAGCTGGATGAAGAAATAAAATACATGCTTATTCCAAAAGATCCTGAAGATTCAAAAAATGCAGTAGTGGAAGTAAGAGCAGGCACCGGTGGTGATGAAGCAGGGATTTTTGTTGGCGATGTTTACCGCATGTATACACGTTACTTTTCAAAGAAAGGTTGGAATATGGAAGTTCTTACCGTCAACGAAAGTGAAGCGGGTGGATATAAAGAAGTTTCATTCGTTGTTTCAGGTGAGGATGTATTTGGACGATTAAAATTTGAATCGGGTGTTCATCGCGTGCAACGTGTACCGGAAACAGAAGCGCAGGGACGCGTACATACTTCTGCAATTACAGTTGCTGTTCTTCCGGAAGCAGATGAAGTGGATGTGGACATTAACATGAATGATGTAAAGAAAGATGTATTTCGTGCATCAGGAGCGGGTGGGCAGCACGTTAACAGAACAGAATCGGCCGTTCGTTTAACGCATATTCCATCGGGAATTGTGGTGGAGTGTCAGGATGAACGTAGTCAGATAAAAAACTTCGAACGCGCATTAAAAGTATTAAGATCGCGCTTGTATGATCGGGAGTTAAGCAAAGTGATGGAAGAGCGTGCCTTGAAACGTAAAACGATGGTTTCAACAGGCGACCGTTCCGCAAAAATCAGAACCTATAATTATCCACAGGGAAGGGTCACCGATCATCGCATCGGATTAACATTATACAATCTTGCTGCCATTATGGATGGTGATCTCGATGAATTAATTGATGCATTACTGGTGGCGGAGAATGCTGAGAAATTAAAAAGTGGATTAGAATAA